The following proteins are co-located in the Caldalkalibacillus uzonensis genome:
- a CDS encoding prepilin peptidase, producing MTALFLGSFYNVLAIRLLKKQSFVYPPSHCPQCQHRLAPWDLVPLLSYLVLRGKCRYCQSPISPLYPAGELLTGLSLYLAYRHLGLQLELLPAVILISVLVLAVLTDLRKKLILDVITLPALVLLLVLRLVIGEYSFWFYLAGGLTGFGLLLLISIVSRGGMGGGDIKLYALIGVVLGPSLTLLSLVLASFMGALVGGVMILLGRWQRKETIPFAPFIFVGTFVAYFYGETVWVWYLQLW from the coding sequence GTGACAGCCCTGTTTTTGGGCAGTTTTTATAATGTACTGGCCATTCGCCTATTGAAGAAGCAGTCTTTCGTTTATCCACCTTCCCATTGTCCCCAATGTCAACATCGGTTAGCTCCTTGGGACCTTGTACCGCTTCTCAGTTACCTTGTTTTAAGAGGAAAATGCCGCTATTGTCAGTCACCCATTTCTCCCCTGTATCCTGCAGGAGAGCTGCTCACCGGCCTCAGTTTGTATCTGGCCTACCGTCACTTAGGCTTACAGCTCGAACTGCTGCCGGCTGTGATTTTGATTTCGGTTCTTGTCTTGGCCGTGCTGACTGACCTGAGGAAAAAGCTGATTTTAGATGTAATTACCCTGCCGGCACTTGTGCTCCTGCTTGTATTGCGCCTTGTGATCGGAGAGTATTCTTTTTGGTTTTACCTGGCGGGAGGTCTCACCGGTTTTGGTCTATTGCTCTTAATTAGCATAGTGAGCCGGGGAGGGATGGGGGGAGGAGATATTAAACTGTACGCCTTGATCGGTGTGGTGCTTGGTCCTTCGCTGACGCTGCTCAGCCTGGTCTTAGCTTCTTTTATGGGAGCGTTGGTTGGCGGCGTGATGATCTTGCTAGGGCGTTGGCAGCGTAAAGAAACTATCCCGTTTGCTCCCTTCATTTTTGTGGGGACTTTTGTGGCCTACTTCTACGGAGAGACGGTGTGGGTGTGGTATCTTCAACTTTGGTAG
- a CDS encoding SPOR domain-containing protein, producing MTRKNKLTFLFPPDKDGDHPDIQWETYYTGRTSNMHNDNKKDARAYAGPVRRPSWSREIKNEDAPFLVDLPENKETTRRPSLPPSRYERRSKIKKNKERSRTVLSLPQLKVGSKLALIAASAVALGVMMGMMVFSFFAVEGTDGAQIGSSQAPAAVSQSGAENGVLVMPAGYVQDGRLYLPSRTYYVVQAGAFSEQQAAQKVKEQVQNQGLAGLVPPGEAPFRLYMGLGLARDDAERLGAYLEEQGIEVYIHVHETREVQADIGNLEESFAPLPAYLARGEQLLGELTRTTAALLEQSDAELTEEKWQALQEQHRLFLNEGRELLSGLSGETAQAGEQLMRTLSAAVTALEAYRKQSHSSYLWQAQQAGLNYLTYYEQLVNQFDS from the coding sequence ATGACGAGAAAAAACAAGCTCACCTTCCTGTTTCCCCCCGATAAGGACGGCGATCATCCTGATATCCAGTGGGAAACCTATTACACTGGCAGGACAAGCAACATGCACAACGACAACAAGAAAGACGCCAGGGCCTATGCAGGGCCTGTCCGGCGCCCATCCTGGTCCAGAGAGATAAAAAATGAAGATGCGCCCTTTCTTGTTGACTTGCCTGAAAACAAAGAAACGACACGCCGTCCCAGTTTACCTCCCAGCCGCTACGAACGGCGCAGTAAAATAAAAAAGAACAAGGAGCGGAGCAGAACAGTCCTGTCCCTGCCCCAACTGAAAGTGGGCTCCAAGCTGGCCTTGATTGCAGCGTCAGCGGTGGCCCTGGGGGTGATGATGGGCATGATGGTATTTTCTTTTTTTGCCGTGGAGGGCACAGATGGGGCTCAAATCGGCAGTTCTCAAGCGCCTGCTGCCGTGTCCCAAAGTGGGGCAGAAAATGGAGTACTGGTCATGCCGGCGGGTTATGTGCAGGATGGCCGCTTGTATTTGCCTTCACGCACCTATTATGTTGTTCAGGCTGGCGCTTTTTCTGAGCAGCAAGCAGCACAAAAAGTGAAGGAACAGGTTCAAAACCAGGGACTGGCCGGACTAGTTCCCCCGGGTGAAGCCCCGTTTCGTTTATATATGGGTCTCGGCTTAGCCAGAGATGATGCAGAGCGGCTGGGGGCCTATCTAGAGGAGCAGGGCATTGAGGTTTATATCCACGTCCATGAAACGAGGGAAGTCCAGGCGGATATCGGTAACCTGGAAGAGTCATTTGCCCCGCTTCCTGCATACCTGGCCAGGGGAGAACAGCTGCTTGGGGAGCTGACCCGCACCACAGCTGCCCTTTTGGAGCAAAGTGATGCTGAATTAACGGAAGAAAAATGGCAGGCCTTGCAAGAGCAACATCGCTTGTTTTTGAATGAGGGACGGGAGCTGTTGAGCGGTCTGAGCGGTGAAACAGCCCAAGCCGGGGAACAGTTAATGCGAACGTTGTCAGCGGCAGTGACAGCTTTGGAGGCTTACCGCAAGCAGTCTCATTCCAGTTACTTATGGCAGGCGCAGCAAGCCGGTTTAAACTACCTGACCTATTATGAGCAACTGGTCAACCAATTTGATTCCTAA
- a CDS encoding Maf family protein: MTVKTIPPIILASSSPRRKELLNSLGLAYHIHPSQAEETFDPRNSPEMVVQKLAHQKASDVARHYEQGLVIGADTIVVLNGEVLGKPKDESEAFQMLSRLQGETHTVYSGLAVIDADSGKECVGCQGTKVLMRPMGADEIKAYIATGEPMDKAGSYAIQGLGATLVDKIEGDYFTVVGMPVALLARFLHQFGINVLTVARQS; this comes from the coding sequence ATGACAGTCAAGACTATCCCCCCCATTATTCTTGCTTCATCATCGCCCCGACGAAAAGAGCTGCTAAATAGTCTGGGCCTCGCTTATCATATACATCCCAGTCAGGCGGAAGAGACGTTTGATCCCCGGAATTCGCCTGAGATGGTGGTTCAAAAGCTGGCTCACCAAAAGGCGTCTGATGTGGCCCGCCACTATGAACAGGGACTGGTGATTGGGGCTGATACCATCGTCGTGTTAAACGGTGAGGTGTTGGGCAAACCTAAGGATGAATCTGAGGCGTTTCAAATGCTGTCCCGCCTGCAGGGAGAGACGCATACCGTCTATTCAGGCCTTGCTGTCATCGATGCAGACAGCGGCAAAGAGTGTGTTGGCTGCCAGGGGACAAAAGTACTGATGCGGCCTATGGGTGCTGATGAGATTAAGGCCTACATTGCCACCGGTGAGCCCATGGACAAAGCCGGCAGTTATGCCATCCAAGGACTTGGGGCTACTTTGGTGGATAAAATCGAAGGAGACTACTTTACAGTGGTAGGGATGCCGGTTGCCTTATTGGCCCGCTTCCTGCACCAATTTGGCATCAATGTGTTAACAGTGGCTCGTCAATCTTGA
- the radC gene encoding RadC family protein, with translation MATDNSPLMVRDYPQEERPRERMIKEGAEALTNQELLAILLRTGTHRESVFHLASRILKEIGSLKRLHDVSVEELMQIKGVGQAKAVQIKAGVELGRRVAQKQKAPSAIRSPEDAAAYLMERLSLEMQEIFYCLYLNTKNQVVFEKAVFMGSLNASIVHPREVYKEALKWSAASIIVAHNHPSGDPAPSREDIEVTKRLQQAGEILGIECLDHLIIGDGRYTSLKEKGYI, from the coding sequence ATGGCAACGGACAATTCTCCTTTGATGGTCCGTGACTACCCGCAAGAAGAACGACCACGAGAACGGATGATCAAAGAAGGTGCTGAGGCACTGACGAATCAGGAGCTGTTGGCGATCTTACTGCGCACTGGAACGCACCGGGAATCTGTGTTTCACCTGGCTTCCCGTATTTTAAAAGAAATTGGTTCGCTCAAGCGCCTGCACGATGTCAGTGTTGAGGAATTGATGCAGATTAAAGGTGTGGGACAAGCCAAGGCGGTACAGATTAAAGCGGGTGTGGAACTGGGAAGACGTGTGGCCCAAAAGCAGAAGGCCCCTTCTGCCATTCGTTCCCCCGAAGATGCGGCCGCCTACTTAATGGAGCGTTTAAGCCTGGAGATGCAGGAGATTTTTTATTGTTTGTATTTAAACACCAAGAATCAGGTGGTTTTTGAAAAAGCTGTTTTTATGGGAAGTTTGAATGCTTCCATTGTCCATCCCCGTGAGGTTTATAAAGAGGCGTTAAAGTGGAGTGCGGCCTCTATTATAGTGGCTCACAACCATCCCAGCGGGGACCCTGCCCCCAGCCGTGAAGATATTGAAGTAACCAAACGTTTGCAACAGGCAGGGGAGATTTTGGGCATAGAGTGTCTGGATCATCTGATCATTGGTGATGGTCGCTATACGAGCCTGAAAGAAAAAGGTTACATATAA
- a CDS encoding rod shape-determining protein codes for MFGGFTRDMGIDLGTANTLVYVKGKGVIVREPSVVAIRTDTGTIEAVGNEAKNMIGRTPGHIVAVRPMKDGVIADFETTATMMKHFISQAQKTKPWLSRRPNVVVCVPSGITAVEKRAVEDATKQAGAKEVFTIEEPFAAAIGADLPVWEPTGSMIVDIGGGTTEVAIISLGGIVTSRSIRVAGDEMDDAIIQYVKRKYNLMIGERTAEQLKIEIGTADSGDESEEMEIRGRDLVTGLPKTITITSKEIAEALQDTVQSIIEAVKITLEKAPPELAADVMDRGIVITGGGALLRNLDHVLSEETGIPVIVAENALDSVAIGTGRYLEYKFSSRK; via the coding sequence ATGTTTGGTGGATTTACAAGGGATATGGGCATCGATTTGGGAACGGCCAATACATTGGTCTACGTCAAAGGCAAAGGTGTGATTGTGCGGGAACCATCCGTGGTGGCGATTCGCACCGATACCGGGACGATTGAAGCAGTCGGCAATGAAGCAAAAAACATGATCGGCCGTACCCCTGGCCACATTGTGGCTGTGCGCCCCATGAAAGACGGGGTGATTGCCGATTTTGAAACAACTGCCACCATGATGAAGCATTTCATTTCTCAAGCGCAGAAGACAAAACCGTGGTTGTCCCGTCGGCCTAATGTGGTCGTCTGTGTACCTTCCGGGATTACTGCTGTGGAAAAAAGAGCAGTCGAAGACGCCACCAAGCAGGCCGGAGCCAAAGAAGTGTTTACCATTGAAGAACCGTTTGCCGCGGCCATTGGTGCCGATTTGCCAGTATGGGAGCCGACGGGCAGCATGATTGTAGATATTGGCGGCGGCACAACTGAGGTAGCCATTATTTCTTTGGGCGGCATAGTGACCAGCCGTTCCATCCGGGTGGCTGGTGATGAAATGGATGACGCCATCATTCAATATGTGAAACGTAAATATAACTTAATGATTGGTGAACGTACGGCAGAACAACTGAAAATTGAGATTGGTACGGCAGACAGCGGTGATGAGTCGGAAGAAATGGAGATCCGCGGCCGGGACCTGGTCACGGGATTGCCTAAAACGATTACCATCACCTCCAAAGAGATTGCCGAAGCATTGCAAGATACGGTACAATCGATCATTGAAGCAGTTAAAATCACGCTGGAAAAAGCGCCACCCGAATTGGCTGCTGATGTCATGGACCGGGGGATTGTCATCACGGGGGGCGGTGCGTTACTCCGCAACCTGGACCATGTCTTAAGTGAAGAGACCGGCATCCCTGTCATTGTGGCGGAAAACGCCCTGGACAGCGTAGCCATCGGCACTGGCCGCTATTTGGAATACAAGTTCAGTTCTAGAAAATAA
- the mreC gene encoding rod shape-determining protein MreC, whose translation MPSFFSNRRLIVLLVSTIVMVMVVGVTLKERPQPTWGEQFIRDTFGFFQSLAYKPARQVAGFFETINEWRTLYSENQRLKANLQENAKLMARIRELELENESLKEMLEVESNLSEYTLQAAEVISRSPDRWYQQVTINRGAKHGVEANMAVITTEGLIGRVKSVSQFTSQVELLSDVNRTIHISAIVQGQEHIFGVIEGYDLERGALLFQKVPKDTPLEEGQTVITSGMGGIIPRGLYIGKIIEVVPDQYDLTQSALVEPAANLYHLDYVFVVERSSLPPVDIPVSAEDKEGTE comes from the coding sequence TTGCCATCCTTTTTTTCCAATCGACGATTAATTGTGCTTTTGGTCAGCACCATTGTGATGGTGATGGTGGTTGGTGTCACCTTGAAAGAACGCCCCCAGCCAACGTGGGGGGAACAATTTATTCGTGATACCTTTGGTTTTTTCCAATCCCTTGCTTATAAGCCCGCTCGTCAGGTAGCGGGTTTCTTTGAGACTATCAATGAGTGGCGTACCCTTTATTCTGAAAATCAGCGCTTAAAGGCCAATTTGCAAGAGAATGCGAAATTGATGGCCAGAATACGGGAATTGGAACTGGAGAATGAGAGTTTAAAAGAGATGCTGGAAGTAGAGTCCAATTTGAGTGAGTATACGTTGCAAGCGGCGGAAGTGATCAGCCGCTCACCTGACCGCTGGTATCAGCAAGTGACCATCAACAGGGGAGCCAAGCATGGTGTAGAAGCGAATATGGCGGTGATTACCACAGAAGGACTAATTGGCCGGGTTAAAAGTGTCTCTCAATTTACTTCTCAGGTGGAATTGTTAAGTGATGTCAACCGCACCATCCATATTTCAGCGATTGTCCAGGGACAGGAGCATATATTTGGCGTAATTGAAGGCTATGATCTGGAACGAGGCGCCCTTCTGTTTCAAAAAGTCCCCAAAGACACTCCTTTGGAAGAAGGACAGACAGTGATCACGTCCGGGATGGGCGGCATTATTCCCCGGGGCTTGTACATTGGTAAAATTATTGAGGTTGTGCCTGATCAGTATGATTTGACCCAATCTGCACTGGTAGAACCAGCTGCCAATTTATATCATCTGGATTATGTCTTCGTGGTGGAACGATCCTCTCTCCCTCCTGTAGACATTCCCGTATCTGCTGAAGATAAGGAGGGAACGGAGTGA
- the mreD gene encoding rod shape-determining protein MreD translates to MTRFLFILTIFTLLIFEGTVVQVFTAGWWDLHLTMVPRFVVVMLIFAALFLGRVQGLFMGLIFGLFYDIIYGSVVGIYAFTMAIIGYFTGLVFRIFQQNIFLIWLTVLLALVAFEFMVYGLMTLVNVTALDLHIFFFDKLLPTLVLNMIFALLVSYPARNILIQMRDEEQQI, encoded by the coding sequence ATGACCCGTTTTCTCTTTATCTTAACCATTTTTACCTTGCTTATCTTTGAAGGTACGGTAGTCCAAGTGTTTACGGCAGGATGGTGGGACCTGCATTTAACCATGGTCCCTCGTTTTGTTGTGGTCATGCTGATTTTTGCAGCATTGTTTTTGGGACGGGTTCAGGGACTGTTTATGGGGCTCATCTTTGGTCTGTTTTACGATATCATTTACGGCAGTGTGGTGGGCATTTACGCCTTTACCATGGCCATTATTGGTTATTTTACAGGCCTTGTCTTCCGCATTTTTCAGCAAAATATTTTTTTGATTTGGTTAACGGTTTTGCTGGCTTTAGTTGCCTTCGAATTTATGGTGTACGGTTTAATGACTCTGGTTAATGTGACAGCGCTGGATCTGCACATCTTCTTTTTTGACAAATTGCTCCCCACCCTGGTGCTCAATATGATTTTTGCCTTATTGGTTTCCTACCCTGCCCGTAACATTCTCATTCAAATGAGGGACGAAGAACAACAAATTTAA
- the minC gene encoding septum site-determining protein MinC, translating to MYTTKSNVTIKGTKDGLVFYLDDTCAYEELLAELEDKLQDHPQFLNGPLIHVTIQLGYRYLTDTQRRELRDLIRTQGNLVVDKIESLVVLREEAEQARAEAGIQVIYKTVRSGQVIESPGNILVLGDVNPGGQVVAGGHIFVLGALRGMAHAGVNGNREAIIAASVLSPTQLRIAAVVSRPPDEVEIYEREFAHIAGDQIVIDKLQHLLRIRPQLKALCASMANLSSKQRQG from the coding sequence ATGTACACCACAAAATCAAATGTTACCATCAAAGGGACCAAAGATGGCCTTGTTTTTTACCTTGATGATACATGTGCCTACGAGGAACTGCTGGCGGAACTGGAAGATAAGTTGCAGGATCATCCTCAGTTTTTAAATGGCCCCTTGATTCACGTGACGATTCAATTGGGATACCGTTATTTAACGGATACACAACGTCGTGAGCTGCGGGACTTAATTCGCACCCAGGGCAACCTGGTTGTGGACAAGATAGAGAGTCTGGTGGTACTCAGAGAGGAAGCAGAGCAAGCGCGGGCTGAAGCCGGCATCCAGGTCATTTACAAAACGGTTCGTTCCGGGCAAGTGATTGAATCACCGGGCAATATACTGGTCTTAGGTGATGTCAATCCTGGCGGCCAAGTGGTAGCCGGCGGGCATATTTTTGTTTTAGGTGCCTTGCGGGGTATGGCTCACGCCGGTGTGAACGGGAACAGAGAAGCGATCATTGCGGCCTCTGTGTTGAGTCCTACCCAGCTGCGCATCGCTGCAGTGGTCAGCCGCCCGCCTGATGAGGTGGAAATATATGAACGGGAATTTGCGCATATTGCCGGGGATCAAATTGTCATTGACAAACTGCAACACCTGTTACGTATCCGCCCACAATTAAAGGCGTTGTGTGCATCGATGGCCAACTTGTCATCTAAACAGCGACAAGGCTGA